A single region of the Anaerobaca lacustris genome encodes:
- a CDS encoding discoidin domain-containing protein, producing the protein MGIVAAALAACLFVCAGSVRGGFTFGEPTKVPNINSDFSDHSPQISRDGLELYFVSTRSSSLIGAPKPRIWVSRRPTKKDPWSAPVELNMPKSFASTHTPSLAADGLELYFSDGTINIPNAGGYGASDIWVMKRSSRGASWSEPVNLGPTINTQYREDTPCISADGLELYFSYNSTFSHVVGHVCSEIVVATRPTRDAPWGEPVNLGPNINTFQYEYTPFISYDGLLLFFSRGRGKSHIYVSRRATIRDPWGPADFFAPVNSGGGIAYADPGESEYSLSFASGDPTLYFSRGSDVFAMDYNIWQVEVIPIVDFNGDGVVDGLDLAILMRNRGVVGTRSGPVSGLCDIAPLPFGDGVVDDKDLAVFYEYADSDLVMVPSPAFGEEGVAVFVGLHWTSGTSDGTCDVYFGTSHADVEGASRDNPMGVLVSENQTGNRFALEGPLDFERTYYWRVDEVDLLSDSGIVKGLVWNFTTEATVGPIRKVVATASSAEEGAGPENTVNGSGLDADDQHSVAAEDMWLSAAEGPQPSWIQYEFDTVYPLDAMWVWNYNGQFEPVLGMGCKDVTVEYSEDGTAWTTQGDFEFARATAQSDYAHNTVIQFGGTTARYVRLTALSNWGGISPQYGLSEVRFFYTPPAAIETDASDN; encoded by the coding sequence ATGGGGATCGTGGCGGCCGCACTGGCGGCCTGCCTGTTCGTGTGCGCCGGGTCGGTCCGAGGAGGCTTCACCTTTGGCGAGCCGACCAAGGTACCGAATATCAACAGTGACTTCTCGGATCACAGCCCGCAGATCTCGCGCGACGGCCTCGAATTGTACTTCGTTTCGACAAGGTCCTCCTCTTTGATTGGAGCACCCAAACCCAGGATATGGGTCTCAAGACGGCCGACCAAGAAGGATCCTTGGTCTGCACCGGTGGAACTCAATATGCCAAAAAGCTTCGCCTCCACGCACACACCGTCCCTTGCTGCCGATGGACTGGAGTTGTACTTTTCCGATGGGACGATTAATATACCGAACGCGGGTGGTTATGGGGCTTCTGACATATGGGTGATGAAGCGCTCCAGCAGGGGCGCTTCCTGGAGCGAACCGGTCAATCTGGGGCCGACCATCAACACCCAGTATCGCGAAGACACTCCCTGCATCTCTGCCGACGGTCTGGAGTTGTATTTCTCGTATAACAGCACCTTCTCGCACGTTGTCGGCCATGTGTGCAGCGAAATCGTCGTGGCGACCCGACCGACCAGAGATGCTCCCTGGGGTGAGCCGGTGAATCTTGGTCCCAATATCAATACATTCCAATACGAATACACGCCTTTCATCTCGTACGACGGTCTATTACTGTTCTTCTCCAGAGGACGTGGGAAAAGCCATATCTATGTCAGCAGACGCGCCACGATCAGAGATCCTTGGGGGCCGGCGGACTTCTTTGCCCCTGTCAATTCGGGAGGTGGCATAGCGTATGCGGACCCAGGAGAATCTGAGTACTCCTTGTCCTTTGCCAGCGGAGATCCCACGCTCTACTTCAGTCGTGGCAGCGACGTCTTTGCCATGGATTACAACATCTGGCAAGTCGAGGTTATCCCCATCGTCGATTTCAATGGGGATGGTGTCGTCGATGGGCTGGATCTGGCCATCTTGATGAGAAACCGGGGAGTGGTCGGAACTCGCAGCGGGCCAGTCAGCGGTCTCTGCGATATTGCCCCATTGCCGTTTGGCGATGGCGTTGTTGACGACAAGGACCTGGCCGTCTTCTATGAATACGCCGACAGCGACCTGGTCATGGTTCCAAGTCCCGCGTTTGGCGAGGAAGGCGTCGCTGTGTTTGTGGGCCTTCACTGGACTTCTGGAACCTCTGACGGAACCTGTGATGTTTACTTTGGCACCTCGCATGCGGACGTCGAAGGCGCCAGCCGCGATAATCCCATGGGGGTGCTCGTCAGCGAGAACCAGACCGGCAACCGCTTCGCTCTCGAAGGGCCTCTCGATTTCGAACGGACGTATTACTGGCGGGTTGATGAAGTCGATCTGTTGTCGGATTCCGGTATCGTCAAGGGCCTGGTCTGGAACTTCACGACCGAAGCCACTGTAGGTCCGATCCGCAAGGTCGTTGCTACGGCCTCCAGTGCCGAGGAAGGAGCGGGTCCTGAGAACACCGTCAACGGGTCGGGACTGGATGCCGACGATCAACACTCCGTCGCCGCAGAAGACATGTGGCTCAGCGCTGCCGAAGGTCCGCAGCCGAGCTGGATCCAGTACGAATTCGACACCGTCTATCCCCTCGATGCGATGTGGGTCTGGAACTACAACGGGCAATTCGAGCCGGTGCTCGGCATGGGGTGCAAGGATGTTACGGTCGAGTATTCCGAGGACGGGACCGCTTGGACGACTCAGGGGGATTTCGAGTTCGCTCGGGCAACGGCGCAGAGCGATTATGCCCACAACACCGTTATTCAGTTCGGCGGCACAACAGCCCGATACGTCCGGCTGACCGCCCTGAGCAACTGGGGAGGAATCTCACCGCAGTATGGCCTCAGCGAGGTCCGCTTCTTCTACACGCCCCCGGCAGCCATCGAAACCGACGCATCAGACAACTGA
- a CDS encoding protein kinase domain-containing protein — protein sequence MVQYEGNPEEAIFKVAIQQEDRDQRQAYVREACGDDRQLLADVEALLQCHDSSSFLDVPVFDTDGGLDEPLVTEGPGTIIGRYKLLERIGEGGMAVVYMAEQERPIRRKVALKIIKLGMDTRQVIARFEAERQALAMMDHPSIAKVLDAGATETGRPYFVMELVQGVSITEYCDKNNLSTKDRLVLFLAVCNAVQHAHQKGIIHRDLKPSNVMVTHHDGKPVPKVIDFGIAKATNQRLTEKTLFTRYAHIIGTPAYMSPEQAELNDVDIDTRSDIYSLGVLLYELLTGTTPFSEEELRKAGYIEMQRVIREQEPAKPSTRIRTATREHRSVGAGPRACPTSGGHGGPPLREVRGDLDWIVMKSLAKDRSLRYESASMLACDLQRHLACEPVSARPPSRWYRGKKLLQRHGKLVAVLAALAMTLLVASVVSTSLYVRMRRAVHAVSTLQDQVDVDRTLSVVQRLYNQGQHAAALQTLETALLEQDLGPKAQLFHAQLLIELQRGQEAQAGLLALTQANPEIAATAHYLLARIHLGLDSAKAAEHEALATSMLPETAEAYVLRAMTAPTVDEALAWLDRAIGLDPSHHPARKARALIYYCRAEDDRAVEDVAALIALRPKNYLGYALRAVQRRESGQLEAALLDHERALSLCEDPSERADVYDQMYATHVRRKDPASALQDARRLAELYPEQLDYRARAIFCLLALEQYSEVQRQYRAVVQTSSAWDQWARSWMIAHVFQLLREGWVFNIPPEIAAKAPFAAIGRAIDCYDSLERHAVRVPVKREGFLAYSWSADGRQLLCGALGIYGALGRTIRDVVPGLFEGHAVKIVDVESGRSRLLTSNNQGFPVWSPDGRHIALTDRDGNLCLMAPDGGPARIVAQGRDVQWSQDSQHLYFRKASGSDGLYSIDIEEPHPAPVEVMHMPGSFVPCDERGWMAFGTPTGIRLVDLVSGSVRHHCPSPWPASHWQLHRSPSGRELSFASLWSYFNIGPIILDTEMKELYQVLDYPARQILWSPDGARVAVVAAAELWILDVAPHLPIHQRLGRKIPGGDLAGYELAKLDRAIAADPLYPENYLERAVAYLSVGRYAEAESDLRQFDTLVTSDDHHIGHALFWWLKECYANGLHEAAARLAPYAERFMERFPAEVPSFRSLIVEMVERHERDGRIELAGRWKERLQRLQSQGD from the coding sequence ATGGTCCAGTACGAAGGGAACCCGGAAGAGGCGATCTTCAAGGTCGCGATCCAACAAGAGGACCGCGATCAGCGGCAGGCGTACGTCCGCGAAGCTTGCGGCGACGACCGGCAGCTCTTGGCCGATGTAGAGGCTTTGCTGCAGTGCCACGATTCGAGCAGCTTCCTGGACGTGCCCGTGTTTGACACCGATGGCGGCCTGGATGAGCCTTTGGTGACCGAGGGCCCCGGGACGATCATTGGGCGGTACAAGCTGCTGGAGAGGATCGGCGAGGGGGGGATGGCGGTGGTGTATATGGCCGAGCAGGAGCGGCCGATCCGGCGGAAGGTGGCCCTGAAGATCATCAAACTGGGGATGGATACCCGCCAGGTGATCGCGCGTTTCGAGGCCGAGCGGCAGGCCCTGGCGATGATGGACCACCCGAGTATCGCCAAGGTGCTCGACGCCGGAGCGACCGAGACCGGCCGGCCGTACTTCGTCATGGAGCTGGTCCAGGGCGTCTCGATCACCGAATACTGCGACAAGAACAACCTCAGCACCAAAGACCGGCTGGTCCTGTTCCTGGCGGTCTGCAATGCCGTCCAGCACGCCCACCAGAAGGGCATCATCCATCGCGACCTGAAGCCCTCCAACGTCATGGTCACCCACCACGACGGCAAGCCCGTGCCCAAGGTGATCGACTTTGGCATCGCCAAGGCCACGAATCAGCGTCTGACGGAGAAGACGCTGTTCACCCGCTACGCCCACATCATCGGCACTCCCGCCTACATGAGTCCGGAACAGGCCGAACTGAACGACGTGGATATCGACACCCGGTCGGACATCTACTCGCTTGGCGTTCTGCTCTATGAACTGCTCACCGGGACCACGCCGTTTAGCGAAGAAGAGCTTCGCAAGGCCGGGTACATCGAGATGCAGCGGGTGATCCGCGAACAGGAGCCCGCCAAACCCTCTACGCGCATCCGGACGGCCACCCGGGAACACCGATCTGTAGGGGCAGGCCCCCGTGCCTGCCCAACATCGGGCGGCCATGGGGGGCCGCCCCTACGAGAGGTTCGCGGCGATCTGGACTGGATCGTGATGAAGTCCTTGGCGAAGGACCGCTCCTTGCGATATGAGTCGGCAAGTATGCTGGCGTGCGATCTCCAAAGGCACTTGGCGTGTGAACCTGTCTCTGCTCGACCGCCGAGCAGGTGGTATCGAGGCAAAAAACTCCTGCAGCGTCACGGCAAACTTGTGGCGGTGCTCGCAGCATTGGCAATGACGCTGCTGGTCGCCTCGGTTGTCAGCACGTCGTTGTATGTTCGCATGCGCCGAGCGGTGCACGCCGTATCCACCTTGCAGGATCAGGTGGACGTGGACCGTACGCTCTCCGTCGTGCAGAGGCTCTACAACCAGGGACAGCACGCCGCGGCGCTGCAAACGCTGGAGACGGCCCTGTTGGAACAGGATCTGGGTCCGAAGGCTCAGCTCTTCCACGCTCAGTTGCTCATCGAACTGCAGCGTGGCCAAGAGGCGCAGGCCGGGCTCCTTGCCCTTACGCAGGCAAATCCTGAGATCGCCGCCACGGCGCACTATCTGCTGGCTCGCATCCATCTGGGCCTGGACAGCGCCAAAGCAGCAGAGCACGAAGCCTTGGCCACATCCATGCTCCCCGAGACAGCGGAGGCCTATGTCCTGCGTGCAATGACGGCGCCGACAGTCGACGAGGCTCTGGCCTGGCTGGATCGGGCCATCGGACTCGATCCATCGCACCATCCGGCCCGTAAGGCCCGGGCGCTGATCTACTACTGCCGGGCCGAAGATGACAGGGCAGTCGAGGATGTAGCCGCGCTGATCGCCTTGCGTCCGAAGAACTATCTGGGTTATGCCCTGCGGGCCGTGCAGCGGCGCGAGTCCGGGCAGTTGGAGGCGGCCCTCTTGGATCACGAGCGTGCTCTTTCTCTGTGTGAGGACCCCTCGGAACGGGCCGATGTCTACGACCAGATGTACGCCACCCATGTCCGCCGCAAGGACCCTGCCTCGGCCCTGCAGGACGCGCGGCGTCTGGCGGAATTGTACCCGGAGCAACTGGACTATCGCGCTCGGGCGATCTTCTGCCTGTTGGCGCTGGAGCAGTACAGCGAAGTTCAGCGACAGTATCGAGCGGTCGTGCAAACGAGTTCCGCCTGGGACCAGTGGGCCCGGTCCTGGATGATCGCTCACGTGTTCCAACTACTGAGGGAAGGCTGGGTATTCAACATTCCCCCGGAGATCGCGGCCAAAGCCCCGTTCGCAGCGATCGGTCGAGCGATCGACTGCTACGACAGCCTCGAGCGGCATGCCGTACGCGTGCCGGTCAAGAGAGAGGGCTTCCTTGCGTATTCCTGGTCGGCCGACGGCCGGCAATTGCTCTGCGGCGCCTTGGGCATCTATGGGGCCCTGGGTCGAACGATCCGGGACGTCGTGCCCGGCCTTTTCGAAGGTCATGCCGTCAAGATCGTCGATGTCGAGTCGGGCCGGTCGCGGCTTCTGACGAGCAACAATCAGGGGTTCCCGGTCTGGTCCCCGGACGGCCGGCACATTGCGTTGACCGACAGGGACGGGAACCTGTGCCTGATGGCCCCCGACGGTGGCCCTGCGAGGATCGTCGCCCAGGGACGGGATGTGCAATGGTCGCAGGATTCCCAGCACCTGTATTTCCGCAAGGCCTCCGGAAGTGACGGGCTGTATTCCATCGACATTGAGGAGCCACATCCGGCGCCCGTCGAGGTGATGCATATGCCGGGATCGTTTGTCCCCTGTGACGAACGGGGCTGGATGGCCTTCGGGACGCCGACGGGCATCAGGCTCGTGGACCTTGTGTCCGGCTCCGTCCGGCACCACTGTCCATCGCCCTGGCCTGCGTCCCACTGGCAGTTGCACCGATCACCGAGCGGACGGGAGCTGTCGTTTGCGTCCTTGTGGTCTTACTTCAACATCGGCCCGATCATTCTCGACACCGAGATGAAAGAGCTCTACCAGGTACTGGATTATCCAGCGCGTCAGATCCTCTGGTCGCCCGATGGGGCCAGGGTCGCCGTCGTTGCCGCCGCGGAGCTCTGGATCCTCGATGTGGCCCCGCATCTGCCGATCCATCAGCGCCTGGGACGCAAGATCCCTGGGGGAGATTTAGCTGGCTATGAGCTGGCGAAGCTCGACCGCGCGATTGCTGCCGACCCGTTGTACCCCGAGAACTACCTCGAACGAGCAGTGGCCTACCTGTCTGTCGGGCGGTACGCGGAGGCCGAGTCCGATCTGCGGCAGTTCGACACACTCGTCACCAGTGACGATCATCATATCGGTCACGCTCTCTTCTGGTGGTTGAAGGAGTGCTACGCCAACGGTCTGCACGAGGCGGCCGCTCGCCTGGCGCCTTATGCCGAGCGGTTCATGGAACGTTTTCCGGCCGAGGTGCCATCCTTCCGCTCTCTGATCGTGGAGATGGTCGAGCGGCATGAACGCGACGGCAGGATCGAGCTGGCCGGCCGGTGGAAGGAACGATTGCAGAGGTTGCAGTCGCAGGGGGACTGA
- a CDS encoding SGNH/GDSL hydrolase family protein, whose translation MVVWLTLGAVVACSQDRTASLSGANIDLRGTFQNARLRFEREKKGHVAFLGGSITEMDGYRPMVMQILHRRFPQTQFTFTDAGIASTCSTTGAFRLQDDVLSKGPVDLLFVEFAVNDDQDAHHQRRECIRGMEGIIRHTRLYNPYSDIVITYFVNPEMLATWQAGRVPLPVSAHREVAERYGIPTINLAKEVADRITAGKLTWEQFGGTHPKPLGNAICASMIDRLMSKAWAEPSPGDARPVAHPLPADPLDQNSYWRGRLIAPDQARDLRDMTVEVPGWSNIKGQCRTRFVRDRLLCADKPGAELTLEFGGTAIGAYVLAGPDAGIVEASVDGGPYRPCDLFHSYSVGLHYPRTVMFDADLPPGEHRLRLRVSEHHDERSTDHALRVLYFVAN comes from the coding sequence ATGGTTGTTTGGCTCACACTGGGCGCGGTGGTCGCCTGTTCCCAAGACCGAACCGCTTCCCTGTCAGGTGCCAATATCGATCTACGCGGGACGTTTCAGAATGCACGCCTTCGGTTTGAGAGGGAGAAGAAGGGGCACGTGGCCTTCCTCGGGGGTTCGATTACGGAAATGGACGGATATCGCCCAATGGTCATGCAGATCCTCCATCGCCGTTTCCCCCAGACCCAGTTCACCTTCACCGACGCCGGCATCGCCTCGACGTGTTCGACCACCGGTGCTTTCCGCCTCCAGGATGACGTCCTGAGCAAGGGGCCGGTGGATCTGCTCTTTGTCGAGTTTGCCGTGAACGACGACCAGGACGCCCACCACCAACGTCGGGAGTGCATTCGGGGTATGGAGGGGATCATCCGTCACACGCGTCTGTACAATCCCTACAGCGACATCGTGATCACCTATTTCGTGAATCCCGAGATGCTGGCTACTTGGCAAGCCGGCCGGGTGCCCCTGCCCGTGAGCGCCCACCGCGAGGTGGCCGAGCGCTACGGGATCCCTACGATTAACCTCGCCAAGGAGGTGGCGGATCGCATCACCGCGGGCAAGCTGACCTGGGAGCAGTTCGGAGGTACGCATCCGAAGCCGCTGGGCAACGCGATTTGTGCTTCGATGATCGACCGCCTGATGTCAAAGGCCTGGGCCGAGCCGTCGCCGGGAGACGCCCGGCCCGTGGCCCACCCATTGCCCGCAGACCCGCTCGACCAGAACAGCTACTGGCGCGGACGTCTGATCGCCCCGGACCAAGCCAGAGATCTCCGGGACATGACAGTCGAAGTGCCCGGCTGGTCGAACATCAAAGGACAGTGCCGCACGCGGTTTGTCAGGGATCGGCTACTGTGTGCCGATAAGCCCGGTGCCGAGCTGACATTGGAGTTTGGCGGTACAGCGATTGGAGCGTATGTCCTGGCCGGTCCCGATGCCGGGATTGTGGAGGCAAGCGTTGACGGCGGGCCGTACCGGCCTTGCGACCTGTTTCACTCCTACAGCGTGGGTCTGCATTATCCCCGGACAGTAATGTTCGACGCGGACTTGCCGCCGGGAGAACACAGGCTCCGCCTGCGGGTCAGTGAGCACCATGATGAGCGGAGTACGGATCATGCCCTGAGAGTGCTGTACTTTGTCGCAAACTGA
- a CDS encoding DUF1186 domain-containing protein — MTDSRVAEILKAFEVYDGVYKRAEVDAAAECREEITPHLIGILEEVLTDPASYAAKEGYQAHVYALVLLTHFREQRAHRAIVALASLPPPLPDELLGDIITEHLPVFLLRTSGGSMTGIKSLIMNPKADEYCRTSAVRALAYAVADGIMRREEALAFLSSLFAGDEADSDSGFWGCVACSICDLYPEELMGVIEKAYQDELILSGIIGLDSFERTLRDGKEATLKRLRDDLALRSPENVHDYMSWWACFQQQKPVSREPASRGVKASRPQQDERKARRQRRKRERKRRGR; from the coding sequence ATGACTGATTCGAGAGTCGCTGAGATACTGAAAGCCTTTGAGGTGTATGATGGCGTCTACAAGCGTGCTGAGGTCGATGCCGCTGCCGAGTGCCGGGAGGAGATCACACCCCATTTGATTGGCATTTTGGAAGAAGTCCTCACAGATCCAGCTTCCTACGCCGCCAAGGAGGGATACCAGGCCCATGTCTATGCCCTGGTCTTGCTGACGCATTTCCGGGAGCAGCGTGCGCACCGGGCGATCGTGGCATTGGCAAGCCTGCCGCCCCCCTTACCTGACGAACTGCTGGGCGACATCATCACGGAACACCTGCCGGTCTTTCTGCTCAGGACCTCTGGCGGGTCCATGACCGGGATCAAATCCCTGATCATGAATCCCAAGGCCGACGAATACTGCCGCACTTCGGCCGTGCGGGCCCTGGCGTATGCTGTCGCCGACGGAATAATGCGGCGCGAGGAGGCTCTGGCGTTTCTGAGTTCGCTTTTTGCCGGCGACGAGGCTGACTCGGATTCTGGGTTCTGGGGCTGCGTGGCATGTAGTATTTGCGATTTGTATCCTGAAGAGTTGATGGGGGTGATTGAGAAGGCGTATCAGGACGAACTCATCCTTTCGGGAATCATCGGGCTGGATAGCTTCGAACGCACGTTGCGCGACGGGAAAGAGGCAACGTTGAAGCGATTACGGGATGATCTCGCGCTTCGATCCCCCGAGAACGTGCACGACTATATGTCATGGTGGGCATGTTTCCAGCAGCAGAAACCCGTGTCCCGTGAGCCGGCTTCGCGTGGGGTGAAAGCCTCTCGTCCGCAGCAAGATGAGCGAAAAGCCAGGAGACAACGGAGAAAGAGAGAGCGAAAGCGACGAGGTCGCTGA